Proteins from one Coffea arabica cultivar ET-39 chromosome 8c, Coffea Arabica ET-39 HiFi, whole genome shotgun sequence genomic window:
- the LOC140013753 gene encoding uncharacterized protein gives MGDFNVVVGSKEKKGGRPFRFSEAESFLNFTDGAGLTDLGFFGSKFTWCNNRLGRARIWKRLDRVLVNQSWLDLGVNTSVAHLSRVSSDHSPLLVTCFLAVGGGPRSFRFLDVWRSHGDFLKVVRQAWEMECEGRSVKVLILKLKAVKHALRVWNKETFGNVTDRVREWEEQVQLLECSLEASPTEEGQQRLLQAQCDLKAALLRESRYWHQKTCIRWLKEGGANTRFFHGQFK, from the coding sequence ATGGGTGATTTTAACGTCGTTGTTGGGTCTAAGGAGAAGAAAGGAGGTCGGCCGTTTCGTTTCTCTGAGGCAGAgtcttttttaaattttactgaTGGTGCTGGCTTGACGGACTTGGGTTTCTTTGGGTCAAAGTTCACATGGTGCAATAATCGTCTAGGGAGGGCTCGAATCTGGAAGCGTCTAGATAGAGTTTTGGTAAACCAGTCATGGTTAGATCTAGGTGTTAATACCTCAGTGGCACATTTGAGTAGAGTTTCTTCGGATCATTCTCCGTTACTAGTAACTTGTTTCTTGGCTGTCGGCGGAGGTCCTCGGAGTTTCCGTTTCTTGGATGTTTGGAGGTCCCACGGTGACTTCCTTAAGGTGGTGCGTCAAGCTTGGGAGATGGAGTGTGAGGGGCGATCGGTTAAggttttgattttgaaattaaaGGCGGTGAAGCATGCGTTACGGGTATGGAACAAGGAGACATTTGGAAATGTTACTGATCGCGTCCGGGAATGGGAAGAGCAGGTCCAGTTATTGGAATGTTCATTGGAGGCAAGCCCGACGGAGGAAGGGCAACAACGGCTTCTCCAGGCGCAATGTGACCTCAAGGCAGCTCTATTGAGGGAATCTAGATATTGGCATCAAAAAACTTGTATCCGGTGGTTAAAGGAAGGTGGTGCCAATACTAGGTTCTTTCATGGCCAGTTCAAGTAA